Proteins encoded in a region of the Streptomyces sp. NBC_00513 genome:
- a CDS encoding arylsulfatase: MTDAAAAAHAALTLLHTSATHVPVFDALRDRDHPGAVLRHLVVPELLDRARAEGPEAVAPAVRELLGGCSGPVLVTCSTIGAVVEAQAGPLGVALFRVDRPMAAEAVRIGGRITVLASLESTLAPTAGLLAEEAGTREVSVRTRVVAGAWDRFAAGDEAGSLALVAEAIDAVTDTDVILLAQGSMAGAAASATTLIPVLTGPARGLAAALGRQSVRASAGRPSSGGRTAGVPGKVGHMVRIEEQTQPPVPGPDPQPPVPGPDPTPGPRPFPDPEPPTPRPAPPVPGPVPEPDPIPAPPGPAPVPQPGPLGSIGA; the protein is encoded by the coding sequence GTGACGGACGCCGCCGCGGCGGCCCACGCGGCCCTGACGCTGCTGCACACGTCCGCGACGCACGTCCCGGTCTTCGACGCGCTGCGCGATCGGGATCACCCGGGCGCCGTCCTACGGCACCTGGTGGTGCCGGAGTTGCTGGACCGGGCCCGCGCGGAGGGCCCGGAGGCGGTGGCGCCGGCGGTCCGGGAACTGCTCGGCGGGTGCTCCGGCCCCGTGCTGGTCACCTGTTCGACGATCGGTGCGGTCGTGGAGGCGCAGGCCGGGCCGCTGGGGGTGGCGTTGTTCCGGGTGGACCGGCCGATGGCCGCCGAGGCGGTCCGGATCGGCGGCCGGATCACCGTACTGGCCTCGTTGGAGTCCACGCTGGCTCCGACCGCGGGGCTGCTGGCCGAGGAGGCGGGGACGCGCGAGGTGTCCGTTCGGACACGGGTGGTCGCCGGAGCCTGGGACCGGTTCGCGGCCGGTGACGAAGCCGGCTCCCTCGCCCTGGTGGCCGAGGCGATCGACGCCGTCACGGACACGGACGTCATCCTCCTCGCCCAGGGCTCGATGGCCGGCGCCGCGGCATCGGCCACGACCCTGATCCCGGTCCTGACGGGCCCCGCCCGGGGCCTGGCCGCCGCGCTCGGCCGTCAGTCGGTACGTGCGTCCGCCGGTCGGCCGTCCTCCGGGGGGCGTACCGCAGGGGTTCCGGGGAAGGTGGGACACATGGTGCGAATCGAAGAGCAGACCCAGCCTCCGGTCCCCGGCCCCGACCCGCAGCCCCCGGTGCCGGGACCCGATCCGACGCCGGGGCCCCGACCGTTCCCTGATCCCGAGCCGCCCACGCCGAGGCCGGCGCCGCCCGTACCCGGCCCGGTGCCCGAGCCCGACCCGATCCCGGCGCCGCCCGGACCGGCCCCCGTGCCGCAGCCCGGCCCGCTCGGCTCGATCGGGGCCTGA
- the gndA gene encoding NADP-dependent phosphogluconate dehydrogenase, protein MSSSTAQIGVTGLAVMGSNLARNFARNGFTVAVHNRTAAKTHALVEEFGHEGSFVAAESAKEFVDALERPRRLIVMVKAGEPTDAVIREFAELLEEGDVIIDGGNAHFEDTRRRERELREQGIHFVGAGISGGEEGALLGPSIMPGGPAESYTSLGPLLEKISAKAADGTPCVSHIGPDGAGHFVKMVHNGIEYADMQLIAEAYHLLREVAGYSPAKIAETFRTWNTGRLDSYLIEITAEVLAHTDAATGRPFVDVVADAAEQKGTGRWTVQIALDLGVPVSGIAEAVFARAVSGHGDLRKASRDLAGPSATPLSGAAADAFAAQVEQALYASKIVSYTQGFHQIQAGSAEYDWNVDLGAVASLWRGGCIIRAAFLDRIRAAYDAEPALPSLLANPEFAQEIGAAQDDWREVLVAAVRQGIPAPAFAASLAYYDALRAERLPAALTQGQRDFFGAHTYRRTDREGSFHTLWSGDRSEVRTD, encoded by the coding sequence ATGAGCAGCAGCACCGCCCAGATCGGTGTCACCGGGCTCGCGGTGATGGGCAGCAACCTGGCCCGGAACTTCGCCCGCAACGGATTCACCGTCGCCGTCCACAACCGCACCGCCGCGAAGACCCATGCCCTGGTGGAGGAGTTCGGGCACGAGGGCTCCTTCGTCGCGGCCGAGTCCGCGAAGGAGTTCGTCGACGCGCTGGAACGACCCCGCCGCCTGATCGTCATGGTGAAGGCCGGCGAGCCCACCGATGCCGTGATCCGCGAGTTCGCCGAGCTCCTGGAGGAGGGCGACGTGATCATCGACGGCGGCAACGCCCACTTCGAGGACACGCGCCGCCGCGAACGCGAGCTGCGCGAGCAGGGCATCCACTTCGTGGGCGCCGGCATCTCGGGCGGCGAGGAGGGCGCGCTGCTCGGCCCGAGCATCATGCCGGGCGGCCCGGCCGAGTCGTACACCTCCCTCGGCCCGCTGCTGGAGAAGATCTCGGCGAAGGCCGCCGACGGCACCCCCTGCGTCTCGCACATCGGCCCCGACGGCGCCGGGCACTTCGTGAAGATGGTGCACAACGGCATCGAGTACGCCGACATGCAGCTCATCGCCGAGGCCTACCACCTGCTGCGCGAGGTCGCCGGCTACTCCCCCGCGAAGATCGCGGAGACCTTCCGGACCTGGAACACGGGCCGGTTGGACTCGTACCTCATCGAGATCACGGCAGAGGTCCTCGCGCACACCGACGCCGCGACCGGACGGCCGTTCGTGGACGTCGTGGCCGACGCCGCCGAGCAGAAGGGCACGGGGCGCTGGACCGTACAGATCGCCCTCGACCTGGGCGTGCCGGTCTCGGGGATCGCCGAGGCGGTCTTCGCCCGCGCCGTGTCCGGTCACGGTGACCTGCGCAAGGCCTCGCGCGACCTGGCGGGCCCCTCGGCCACGCCGCTCTCCGGGGCCGCCGCCGACGCCTTCGCGGCCCAGGTCGAGCAGGCCCTGTACGCCTCGAAGATCGTCTCGTACACGCAGGGCTTCCACCAGATCCAGGCGGGCAGCGCCGAGTACGACTGGAACGTGGACCTGGGCGCGGTGGCCTCGCTGTGGCGCGGCGGCTGCATCATCCGGGCGGCGTTCCTGGACCGGATCCGTGCCGCGTACGACGCCGAGCCCGCGCTGCCGAGCCTGCTCGCGAACCCGGAGTTCGCCCAGGAGATCGGCGCGGCGCAGGACGACTGGCGGGAGGTGCTGGTCGCGGCGGTCCGCCAGGGCATCCCGGCGCCGGCGTTCGCGGCCTCGCTGGCGTACTACGACGCCCTGCGGGCGGAGCGGCTGCCCGCCGCCCTGACCCAGGGCCAGCGGGACTTCTTCGGGGCGCACACCTACCGGCGCACCGACCGGGAGGGCTCGTTCCACACCCTCTGGAGCGGCGACCGCTCCGAGGTCCGCACGGACTGA
- a CDS encoding transglycosylase family protein: MGVRGRHRRYQPSSINRASLVVTAGGAGIALPLVGAGSAHAASVETWNKVATCESTNNWQINTGNGYYGGLQFSQSTWRAFGGTAYAPRADLATKAQQIAVAEKVLKGQGPQAWPSCGPAAGLSRSGPAPAVTPHPQSTKPQPAKARTPAPQPVKVQVTAKLPQDGAATPKTAPRPTGTSVLPNPYVVAPGDSLSAIATDQHVEGGWQALYETNRATVGADPNLILPGQRLTLRITAAPPARNPEKPPRTAKPVKPVAPAAPKPEQSKPAPKAKPKPTPEQSKPAPKTEAASAKQQTSSGGFFAPVDAGLGTAYRVAGSSWSSGYHTGVDFPVPTGTSVKAVGSGTVVSAGWSGAYGYEVVIRHADGRYSQYAHLSALGVRGGQQVSGGQRIGRSGSTGNSSGPHLHFEMRTGPGYGSDIDPLRYLRGHGVSI; this comes from the coding sequence ATGGGCGTACGGGGCCGGCACCGCCGGTACCAGCCGAGCAGCATCAACCGGGCCTCGCTCGTCGTCACCGCCGGTGGCGCCGGGATCGCGCTCCCTCTCGTCGGAGCCGGGTCCGCCCATGCCGCCTCGGTGGAGACCTGGAACAAGGTCGCCACCTGCGAATCGACCAACAACTGGCAGATCAACACCGGCAACGGGTACTACGGCGGGCTCCAGTTCAGCCAGAGCACCTGGCGGGCCTTCGGCGGGACCGCCTACGCCCCCCGCGCCGACCTGGCCACCAAGGCCCAGCAGATCGCCGTCGCGGAGAAGGTCCTCAAGGGGCAGGGGCCGCAGGCCTGGCCCTCGTGCGGACCGGCCGCCGGACTCAGCCGCAGCGGCCCGGCGCCCGCCGTCACCCCGCACCCGCAGTCCACGAAGCCGCAGCCGGCGAAGGCCCGGACCCCCGCGCCCCAGCCCGTGAAGGTGCAGGTCACCGCCAAGCTCCCGCAGGACGGGGCCGCGACGCCGAAGACCGCGCCGCGTCCGACCGGCACCTCCGTGCTCCCGAACCCGTACGTCGTCGCCCCCGGGGACTCTCTGTCGGCCATCGCCACCGACCAGCACGTCGAGGGCGGCTGGCAGGCGCTGTACGAGACCAACCGGGCCACCGTCGGCGCCGACCCGAACCTGATCCTGCCCGGCCAGCGCCTCACCCTGCGGATCACGGCCGCACCGCCGGCGCGGAATCCGGAGAAGCCGCCGCGCACCGCGAAGCCGGTCAAGCCGGTGGCCCCGGCCGCGCCGAAGCCCGAGCAGAGCAAGCCCGCCCCGAAGGCGAAGCCGAAGCCCACGCCGGAGCAGAGCAAGCCCGCCCCGAAGACCGAGGCGGCCTCAGCGAAGCAGCAGACCTCCTCGGGCGGCTTCTTCGCGCCCGTCGACGCCGGACTCGGCACCGCCTACCGCGTCGCGGGCTCCTCCTGGTCCAGCGGCTACCACACGGGCGTCGACTTCCCGGTGCCCACCGGTACCAGCGTCAAGGCGGTCGGTTCCGGCACCGTGGTCTCGGCCGGCTGGTCCGGGGCCTACGGGTACGAGGTCGTGATCCGGCACGCCGACGGCCGGTACTCCCAGTACGCGCACCTGTCGGCGCTCGGGGTCAGGGGCGGACAGCAGGTCTCCGGCGGCCAGCGGATCGGCCGCTCCGGCTCGACCGGCAACAGCAGCGGTCCCCACCTGCACTTCGAGATGCGCACCGGACCCGGCTACGGCTCCGACATCGACCCGCTGCGGTACCTCCGCGGGCACGGCGTCAGCATCTGA
- a CDS encoding SDR family oxidoreductase, whose amino-acid sequence MTVTEDNHAYGPGIDPERLALVLNVLGELDKLDVDHPDAITVRRATAGLYRTVKQRRRQDRRAAKTANDKAVTEATATGSAERIDDETQGNALTAATKGPIAGILQRPRSCYICKTRYVEVDAFYHQLCQDCAAFNRARRDARTDLTGRRALLTGGRAKIGMYIALRLLRDGAHTTITTRFPSDAIRRFKAMPDSSEWLHRLKIVGIDLRDPAQVVALADSVAAEGPLDILINNAAQTVRRSPGAYSELVAAENAPLPAGELPTSEVIGTFGSGTVDRVAALPTGKGEKLSAQDVTELALVSGSASLERIAAGTAIDAGGLVPDLHDTNSWIQTVSEVDPIELLEVQLCNSTAPFILISRLRPAMAAAEAGRRYVVNVSAMEGVFSRGYKGAGHPHTNMAKAALNMLTRTSAQEMFQKDQILMTAVDTGWITDERPHPDKVRLAEEGFHAPLDLVDGAARVYDPIVRGEAGEDLFGVFLKDYAPANW is encoded by the coding sequence ATGACGGTGACCGAAGACAACCACGCATACGGGCCGGGCATCGACCCCGAGCGGCTGGCCCTCGTCCTCAACGTGCTCGGTGAGCTCGACAAGCTCGACGTCGACCACCCCGACGCCATCACCGTACGCCGTGCCACCGCCGGCCTCTACCGCACGGTCAAGCAGCGTCGCCGCCAGGACCGCCGCGCCGCCAAGACCGCCAACGACAAGGCCGTCACCGAGGCGACCGCGACCGGCTCCGCCGAGCGCATCGACGACGAGACCCAGGGCAACGCCCTGACCGCCGCCACCAAGGGTCCGATCGCCGGAATACTCCAGCGTCCGCGCTCCTGCTACATCTGCAAGACCCGCTACGTCGAGGTCGACGCCTTCTACCACCAGCTCTGCCAGGACTGCGCCGCCTTCAACCGCGCCCGCCGCGACGCCCGCACCGACCTGACCGGCCGCCGCGCCCTGCTCACCGGTGGCCGCGCCAAGATCGGCATGTACATCGCGTTGCGGCTGCTGCGCGACGGCGCGCACACCACCATCACCACCCGCTTCCCGAGCGACGCGATCCGCCGCTTCAAGGCCATGCCCGACAGCTCCGAGTGGCTGCACCGCCTGAAGATCGTCGGCATCGACCTGCGCGACCCGGCCCAGGTCGTCGCGCTCGCCGACTCGGTCGCCGCCGAGGGCCCGCTCGACATCCTGATCAACAACGCCGCGCAGACCGTGCGCCGCTCCCCGGGTGCCTACAGCGAACTCGTCGCCGCCGAGAACGCCCCGCTCCCGGCCGGCGAGCTGCCCACCTCCGAGGTCATCGGCACCTTCGGCAGCGGCACCGTCGACCGGGTCGCCGCCCTGCCCACCGGCAAGGGCGAGAAGCTCAGCGCGCAGGACGTCACCGAGCTGGCGCTGGTCTCCGGCTCCGCCTCCCTGGAGCGGATCGCCGCCGGCACGGCCATCGACGCCGGTGGCCTGGTCCCCGACCTGCACGACACCAACAGCTGGATCCAGACGGTGTCCGAGGTGGACCCGATCGAGCTGCTCGAAGTGCAGCTGTGCAACTCCACGGCGCCGTTCATCCTGATCAGCAGGCTCCGGCCGGCGATGGCCGCCGCCGAGGCCGGCCGCAGGTACGTCGTCAACGTCTCCGCGATGGAAGGCGTGTTCAGCCGCGGCTACAAGGGCGCCGGCCACCCGCACACCAACATGGCCAAGGCCGCGCTGAACATGCTGACGCGGACCAGCGCGCAGGAGATGTTCCAGAAGGACCAGATCCTGATGACCGCGGTGGACACCGGCTGGATCACCGACGAGCGGCCCCACCCGGACAAGGTCCGGCTCGCCGAGGAGGGCTTCCACGCCCCGCTCGACCTGGTGGACGGCGCGGCCCGCGTGTACGACCCGATCGTGCGCGGCGAGGCGGGCGAGGACCTGTTCGGCGTCTTCCTCAAGGACTACGCCCCCGCCAACTGGTAG
- a CDS encoding NAD-dependent epimerase/dehydratase family protein, translating into MKLLMLGGTEFVGRAITEDALARGWEVTVFHRGHHAPPPGVRVVHGDRTSVEGLAGLADGEWDLVVDTWSGAPTAVRDVARLLADRVGRYVYISSRSVYAYPAPAGLDEDGPLIEGSADAESIAYAEDKRGGELAALDAFGDRALLVRAGLIIGPYENVGRLPWWLNRAARGGPMVAPGPRGHRLQYIDVRDLAAWTLDAAEAGRGGPYNLVSPVGHATMEELLEACLAATGGNAELRWIDPAAIEAAGVQPWTELPIWLPEGGELHAYMSGDVTKAVEAGLVCRPVAETAADTWAWLRSLEGDAPLRPDRSAKGISPEQEAALLGL; encoded by the coding sequence ATGAAACTACTGATGCTGGGTGGCACCGAATTCGTCGGACGCGCGATCACCGAGGACGCCCTCGCCCGGGGCTGGGAGGTGACCGTCTTCCACCGCGGGCACCACGCACCCCCGCCCGGGGTCCGCGTCGTGCACGGGGACCGCACCTCCGTCGAGGGCCTGGCCGGCCTCGCCGACGGTGAGTGGGACCTCGTCGTCGACACGTGGAGCGGCGCGCCCACCGCCGTGCGCGACGTCGCCCGCCTGCTGGCCGACCGCGTCGGGCGGTACGTCTACATATCCAGCCGCTCGGTGTACGCCTACCCGGCCCCGGCCGGCCTCGACGAGGACGGCCCGCTGATCGAGGGCTCGGCCGACGCCGAATCCATCGCCTACGCCGAGGACAAGCGCGGCGGCGAACTCGCCGCCCTCGACGCCTTCGGCGACCGCGCCCTGCTGGTGCGCGCCGGCCTGATCATCGGCCCGTACGAGAACGTCGGCCGACTGCCCTGGTGGCTCAACCGCGCCGCCCGCGGTGGTCCGATGGTGGCTCCCGGACCGCGTGGGCACCGGCTCCAGTACATCGATGTGCGCGACCTCGCGGCCTGGACCCTGGACGCCGCCGAGGCCGGGCGCGGCGGCCCCTACAACCTGGTCTCCCCGGTCGGCCACGCCACGATGGAGGAGCTCCTGGAAGCGTGCCTCGCCGCCACCGGCGGGAACGCCGAGCTGCGCTGGATCGACCCGGCCGCGATCGAGGCGGCGGGCGTCCAGCCGTGGACCGAACTGCCGATCTGGCTTCCCGAGGGCGGCGAACTGCACGCGTACATGAGCGGCGACGTGACCAAGGCGGTGGAGGCGGGGCTCGTGTGCCGCCCCGTCGCCGAGACCGCCGCCGACACCTGGGCCTGGCTCCGATCCCTCGAAGGCGACGCCCCGCTACGCCCCGACCGCTCGGCCAAGGGGATCTCCCCGGAGCAGGAGGCGGCGCTACTCGGGCTCTGA
- a CDS encoding lipase maturation factor family protein yields MDWFTAPDYWLGRLVFQRALAGVYLLAFVGAALQFRALIGAHGMLPVPRHVRHVPFRRAPSLFQLRYSDGLFAGCAWTGAVFAAALAAGVGDLVPLGAAMAMWAVPWLLYLSIVNVGQTWYAFGWESLLLEVGFLAVFLGNARIGPPVLVLWLLRWVLFRVEFGAGLIKMRGDPCWRKLTCLYHHHETQPMPGPLSWFFHHLPKPLHRVECAANHVTQLVVPVLLFTPQPVASYAAAIVVATQAWLVLSGNFAWLNWITITIALSAIDFTGLAGPPPEAASRGAPLWFVVLVCAVSALVLWLSRHPVANMASRRQAMNRSFDSLHLVNTYGAFGTVGRVRDEVVVEGSADRVPREDGDWRAYEFRGKPGAPGRMPRQFAPYHLRLDWLMWFAALSPGYARDWFGPFVERLLAGDRDTLRLLRHNPFPDAPPVHVRARLYRYRFTTWRELRETGAWWHRTLLREYLPPTRLAETSRSEPE; encoded by the coding sequence ATGGACTGGTTCACGGCGCCCGACTACTGGCTGGGCCGGCTGGTCTTCCAGCGGGCCCTGGCCGGGGTGTACCTCCTCGCCTTCGTCGGGGCGGCCCTGCAGTTCCGGGCGCTGATCGGGGCGCACGGCATGCTGCCCGTGCCGCGACACGTGCGGCACGTGCCCTTCCGGCGCGCCCCGAGCCTGTTCCAACTGCGCTACTCCGACGGCCTGTTCGCCGGATGCGCGTGGACGGGGGCGGTGTTCGCGGCCGCGCTCGCCGCCGGCGTCGGGGACCTGGTGCCGCTGGGGGCGGCGATGGCCATGTGGGCCGTTCCCTGGTTGCTGTACCTGTCGATCGTGAACGTGGGACAGACCTGGTACGCCTTCGGCTGGGAGTCGCTGCTGCTGGAGGTGGGGTTCCTCGCGGTCTTTCTCGGCAACGCCCGGATCGGGCCACCGGTGCTCGTGCTGTGGCTGCTGAGGTGGGTCCTCTTCCGGGTGGAGTTCGGGGCCGGGCTGATCAAGATGCGGGGCGACCCCTGCTGGCGGAAGCTCACCTGTCTCTACCACCACCACGAGACCCAGCCGATGCCCGGGCCGCTGAGCTGGTTCTTCCACCACCTTCCGAAGCCGCTGCACCGCGTGGAGTGCGCGGCGAACCACGTGACCCAGCTCGTGGTCCCGGTACTGCTCTTCACTCCGCAGCCGGTGGCCTCGTACGCCGCCGCGATCGTCGTGGCCACCCAGGCGTGGTTGGTCCTGTCGGGCAATTTCGCGTGGCTGAACTGGATCACGATCACCATCGCGCTGTCGGCGATCGACTTCACGGGGCTCGCGGGCCCGCCGCCGGAGGCCGCCTCGCGCGGGGCGCCGCTCTGGTTCGTGGTGCTGGTGTGCGCGGTGAGCGCCCTGGTGCTCTGGCTCAGCCGGCACCCGGTGGCCAACATGGCCTCCCGCCGCCAGGCGATGAACCGCTCCTTCGACTCCCTGCACCTGGTCAACACGTACGGGGCGTTCGGCACGGTGGGGCGCGTCCGGGACGAGGTGGTGGTGGAGGGGAGCGCGGACCGGGTGCCGCGTGAGGACGGCGACTGGCGCGCCTACGAGTTCAGGGGCAAGCCGGGCGCGCCGGGCCGGATGCCCCGCCAGTTCGCCCCGTACCACCTGCGCCTGGACTGGCTGATGTGGTTCGCGGCGCTCTCCCCCGGCTACGCGCGGGACTGGTTCGGGCCGTTCGTCGAGCGCCTGCTGGCCGGTGACCGGGACACGCTGCGGCTGCTGCGGCACAACCCCTTCCCGGACGCCCCTCCGGTGCATGTGCGGGCCAGGCTCTACCGCTACCGGTTCACGACCTGGCGGGAGCTCCGTGAGACGGGCGCGTGGTGGCACCGCACCTTGCTGCGCGAGTACCTGCCGCCCACCCGCCTCGCGGAGACCTCCCGGTCAGAGCCCGAGTAG
- a CDS encoding DUF6777 domain-containing protein, producing the protein MSDGPDVHAPTHRHHPHRQTPRRHTPARAPLFALVGLLGLLATACGTTEEPRAAAAGPESQEVHLQPVGTAGPDPFTNSSATAESAPVQPPLPNASGQGIRTVNAATPGLYGGTQRLGSCDVEQQVGFLTGDDAKAGAFARASGIEQARLPEYLRGLTPVVLRADARVTSHGLRDGREKSFQSVLQAGTAVLVDNHGMPRVRCACGNPLGAPRAPKGSPVLKGDAWNGYQANQVIVIEPTAQVLGRLTIVNIANNTWIERTSGDDGAQDRTPQAVPPYDPSDGIPNGPVTSAEPSPGESAPPGAPSDGPSGPPADVPGGLPPGVPSGQPQEVPSGPAAGVPSEVPPGVPPGQPSDIPPDPFTEPMPVDPGSPNGDPGLPTGPDAAPDQVDPYGPGTVPDVGQQPSDPGGQLESA; encoded by the coding sequence GTGAGCGACGGGCCCGACGTGCACGCACCGACACACCGTCACCATCCACACCGTCAGACACCACGCCGTCACACACCGGCCAGAGCGCCCCTCTTCGCGCTCGTCGGCCTGCTCGGGCTGCTCGCCACGGCCTGCGGCACGACCGAGGAGCCCCGGGCCGCGGCGGCCGGCCCCGAGAGCCAGGAGGTCCACCTCCAGCCGGTCGGCACGGCCGGCCCCGACCCGTTCACCAACTCCTCGGCCACCGCCGAGTCCGCCCCCGTCCAGCCGCCGCTCCCCAACGCGTCCGGCCAGGGCATCCGCACCGTCAACGCCGCCACCCCGGGCCTGTACGGCGGAACCCAGCGGCTCGGCAGCTGCGACGTCGAACAGCAGGTCGGCTTCCTCACCGGGGACGATGCCAAGGCCGGTGCCTTCGCCCGCGCCTCCGGCATCGAACAGGCGAGGCTCCCCGAGTACCTGCGCGGCCTCACCCCGGTGGTGCTGCGCGCCGACGCCCGCGTGACCAGCCACGGCCTGCGCGACGGCCGCGAGAAGAGCTTCCAGTCCGTGCTCCAGGCCGGGACGGCCGTCCTCGTGGACAACCACGGCATGCCCCGGGTGCGCTGCGCCTGCGGCAATCCCCTGGGCGCGCCGCGCGCCCCCAAGGGGAGCCCGGTGCTCAAGGGCGACGCGTGGAACGGCTACCAGGCGAACCAGGTGATCGTCATCGAGCCCACCGCCCAGGTGCTGGGCAGACTCACCATTGTCAACATCGCCAACAACACCTGGATCGAGCGGACGAGCGGCGACGACGGAGCCCAGGACAGGACTCCGCAGGCGGTGCCCCCCTACGATCCTTCGGACGGCATCCCGAACGGTCCCGTCACCTCCGCCGAGCCGTCCCCCGGGGAGTCGGCACCCCCCGGGGCGCCGTCCGACGGCCCCTCCGGCCCGCCCGCGGACGTTCCCGGCGGTCTTCCCCCGGGCGTCCCGAGCGGGCAGCCGCAGGAGGTACCGTCCGGCCCGGCGGCAGGGGTGCCCTCCGAGGTCCCGCCCGGCGTACCGCCCGGTCAGCCGTCGGACATCCCCCCGGACCCCTTCACGGAGCCGATGCCCGTCGACCCGGGGTCGCCGAACGGTGACCCGGGGTTGCCGACCGGACCGGACGCGGCGCCGGACCAGGTGGATCCGTACGGCCCGGGCACCGTCCCCGACGTCGGGCAGCAGCCCTCGGACCCGGGCGGGCAACTGGAGAGCGCCTGA